One Dama dama isolate Ldn47 chromosome 16, ASM3311817v1, whole genome shotgun sequence DNA window includes the following coding sequences:
- the LOC133071351 gene encoding protamine-like, which produces MARERRARSLSCSPRGPPGPKGARGRRAGEARHAGVSRRRRRRRLRGGRGDGGEEEEKSESASRRGSDETEKKEGGRRGARREGGRLLAEGGSRRRAARRAARGGAL; this is translated from the exons ATGGCCCGGGAGCGCCGCGCTCGCTCGCTCTCTTGTTCTCCTCGGGGGCCGCCGGGGCCGAAGGGCGCGCGGGGCCGAAGGGCGGGGGAAGCGCGACACGCGGGGGtctcgcggcggcggcggcggcggcggctgcgcgGGGGGAGGGGCGACggcggagaggaggaggagaagagcgAGAGCGCCTCGCGCCGCGGGAGCGACGAAACCgagaagaaggagggagggaggaggggcgcGCGTCGGGAGGGAGGGCGGCTCTTGGCGGAGGGAGGCTCTAGGCGGCGAGCGGCCCGACGCGCCGCGC GTGGCGGCGCTTTGTGA